From Mobula hypostoma chromosome 8, sMobHyp1.1, whole genome shotgun sequence, the proteins below share one genomic window:
- the gpr75 gene encoding LOW QUALITY PROTEIN: probable G-protein coupled receptor 75 (The sequence of the model RefSeq protein was modified relative to this genomic sequence to represent the inferred CDS: inserted 1 base in 1 codon), producing MNITYKRWPLADQSFPNVINSSTAWATGTETAGYIQQLILTTNLTACTLLLLLAFCLGTYGNLIVFLPFFDPAFRKFRTNFDFMILNLSFCDLFICSVTTPMFAYILFFDSDSSVSEAFCFTFHLTSAGLVIMSLKSVTTIALHRLRMIFGPQPNTTASSHSTLILTISLWTLSFTLATFATFGTYPDRSKVCVPLFGSSNKDGRVILYLYVTDFAFCVGAVSVSYLMIAFALKRKAHLRKCAVITIDTMGPNTLIKAATESVRTVKQPLYQNQNSNNLWHMQTPSYTQGHTHVQASQRGFQLVSSVKLPGTKDSKAVMTCVIIILSVIVCCLPLGISFLQDVSTPQSSFILNQFKLFGFTLIFFKSGLNPFIYSRNSAGLRKRILWCPQCMALSCCWRKHKTWLRAVGKGSLDVNRNKSSHHELNSAYILSPKPQRKLVDQSCGPSHSSGGILNPRVPVGHQNCVQNNSIPINGKIEPYYSIYKSSSSLKSSSPXLSMNAACGFAKSHNAMNYHTAKIQAFVLEHENYLADQIMIPSV from the exons ATGAACATAACATACAAAAGATGGCCTTTAGCCGACCAGAGCTTTCCAAATGTCATCAACAGCTCGACCGCCTGGGCCACTGGCACGGAAACAGCAGGATATATCCAGCAGCTAATCCTCACCACCAACCTAACGGCATGTACCCTCCTACTGCTTCTTGCCTTCTGTCTGGGAACGTACGGCAACCTGATCGTTTTCTTGCCCTTCTTTGATCCAGCCTTTAGAAAGTTCCGGACTAACTTTGACTTTATGATATTGAACCTGTCCTTCTGTGATCTGTTCatttgctctgtgacaacacccaTGTTcgcttatattttattttttgatTCAGACAGCAGTGTCTCTGAGGCTTtttgcttcacctttcacctcaccAGTGCTGGATTGGTAATAATGTCCCTCAAATCTGTGACCACAATAGCTCTCCATCGCTTGCGAATGATATTTGGACCGCAACCCAATACAACAGCTTCTTCACACTCCACACTTATCCTCACCATCAGCCTGTGGACCCTGAGCTTTACCCTCGCTACCTTTGCTACCTTTGGTACATATCCTGATAGATCCAAAGTATGCGTGCCCCTGTTTGGAAGCTCCAATAAAGATGGTAGAGTCATTCTCTATCTGTATGTTACAGATTTTGCATTTTGCGTGGGAGCTGTATCggtctcctacctgatgatagctTTTGCCTTGAAGAGGAAAGCACATCTGAGGAAGTGTGCTGTCATTACTATTGATACAATGGGACCCAACACCCTCATAAAAGCAGCTACAGAGAGTGTGCGCACTGTGAAACAACCTCTTTACCAAAATCAGAATTCCAATAATCTCTGGCACATGCAAACACCCTCTTACACACAAGGACATACTCATGTGCAGGCTTCTCAAAGAGGGTTTCAACTGGTGTCCTCTGTGAAACTACCAGGCACGAAAGATTCAAAGGCTGTAATGACATGTGTTATCATTATACTCTCAGTAATAGTTTGCTGCTTGCCATTAGGAATCTCCTTCTTGCAAGATGTCTCAACACCACAGAGTAGTTTCATTTTAAATCAATTTAAGCTATTTGGATTCACGTTAATATTCTTCAAATCAGGACTAAATCCATTTATATATTCACGCAACAGTGCCGGACTCAGGAAGAGAATTCTCTGGTGCCCACAATGTATGGCCCTTAGCTGCTGCTGGCGTAAGCACAAGACTTGGTTACGAGCAGTAGGTAAAGGGAGCCTGGATGTGAACAGAAACAAATCATCTCATCATGAACTGAATTCAGCTTATATACTGTCTCCTAAACCGCAGAGAAAGTTAGTGGATCAGTCTTGTGGACCCAGTCACTCAAGTGGTGGTATATTAAACCCCAGAGTGCCTGTTGGCCACCAGAATTGTGTACAAAATAACTCAATCCCCATCAATGGAAAGATTGAGCCTTATTATAGTATTTACAAGAGCAGTTCTTCCCTGAAATCAAGCAGTC AACTGTCTATGAATGCTGCTTGTGGATTTGCCAAATCGCACAATGCTATGAATTACCATACAGCAAAAATACAAGCTTTTGTTCTGGAGCATGAGAATTACTTGGCTGACCAAATAATGATCCCATCAGTTTGA